One window of the Bacillota bacterium genome contains the following:
- a CDS encoding Asp23/Gls24 family envelope stress response protein codes for MTDEQKVLSEHTYGSIKIADEVVSIIAGLATIEIEGVAGMSGGFVGGIAEMLGKRNLSKGVKVAVGEVETAVDLCLIVDYGINIPEVAEQVQKNVKQAIEGMTGLDVVQVNVHVQGVKLQALAEGETASSSARL; via the coding sequence ATGACTGACGAACAAAAGGTATTAAGTGAGCATACTTACGGCTCAATTAAAATTGCCGACGAAGTTGTGTCAATTATCGCTGGTCTCGCCACTATCGAAATAGAGGGTGTGGCCGGTATGAGTGGCGGTTTTGTTGGCGGTATTGCAGAAATGCTTGGCAAGCGCAATCTGAGCAAGGGTGTGAAAGTTGCTGTCGGCGAAGTGGAGACAGCAGTTGATTTATGTCTAATTGTTGATTATGGCATCAACATTCCGGAAGTAGCCGAGCAAGTGCAAAAGAATGTAAAACAAGCGATTGAGGGGATGACCGGTCTCGATGTTGTCCAGGTGAATGTTCACGTTCAGGGCGTTAAGCTTCAGGCCCTGGCCGAGGGCGAGACGGCTTCATCATCAGCCCGGCTCTAA
- a CDS encoding SpoIIIAH-like family protein, whose product MLKIPRSVVMFSLVVLVVAAGYLVVTAGGLWEHLDFTAQTPDPVTPGLDDVKEEDEEAEETLFEENDPAEWQFSSGEEFFIEYRLERERVRSRELDVLNQMIDNPNISDEAKREAEQKLLDLHGLMETEMLVENAVKAQGYDNAVLILQNDAAFLIVSAGELSTPEVSLIIHIVMNSTDIAPDKINVTAQSGK is encoded by the coding sequence ATGTTGAAAATACCCCGGTCGGTGGTGATGTTTTCATTGGTTGTGTTGGTTGTCGCCGCCGGATATTTGGTTGTGACGGCCGGCGGCCTTTGGGAGCATTTGGATTTTACCGCCCAAACCCCGGACCCGGTTACACCCGGGCTGGATGACGTAAAGGAAGAAGATGAGGAGGCGGAAGAAACTTTGTTTGAGGAGAACGACCCCGCCGAATGGCAGTTTAGCAGCGGCGAAGAATTTTTTATCGAATACCGGCTGGAACGGGAACGGGTGCGGAGCCGGGAACTTGATGTCTTGAACCAAATGATTGATAATCCAAATATCAGTGATGAGGCCAAGCGGGAGGCAGAACAGAAACTCCTAGACCTCCACGGGCTAATGGAGACGGAAATGCTGGTGGAAAATGCCGTCAAAGCCCAAGGTTATGATAACGCTGTTTTAATTTTGCAGAATGACGCGGCATTTTTAATTGTCAGCGCCGGCGAGCTCAGTACTCCCGAGGTCAGTCTGATTATCCATATTGTGATGAACAGCACCGATATCGCTCCAGATAAAATCAATGTGACTGCCCAATCAGGAAAATAG
- a CDS encoding O-sialoglycoprotein endopeptidase yields MSVLGIDTSNYTTSVAVLDEPANLIAQQRRLLQVPAGSHGLRQSEAVFQHLQNLPDLVEQLAIDFQQLSAVGVSVRPRDQSGSYMPVFTVGANFARVLARGLSVPVHECSHQANHLAAALWSLSWWPEQGEEFIAAHVSGGTSEILHVRWSSTPSVTVLGATRDLNAGQFVDRVGVALGLDFPAGPQLEQLARKAKGEVRLASPVEGCDMSFSGPLSAALRLVGQSEPTEIARGVEDCVAKGLEKALLHACDHTRLSDVLLVGGVISNQRIRQRLDHRLRGLRLRYASLETARDHAIGAAVLAWKN; encoded by the coding sequence ATGAGTGTCCTGGGCATAGACACCAGCAATTATACAACTTCGGTGGCAGTGTTAGATGAGCCGGCCAACCTAATTGCCCAACAGCGCCGTTTGCTCCAAGTGCCCGCAGGCAGCCACGGCCTGCGTCAGTCGGAAGCTGTATTCCAACATCTCCAAAACCTTCCTGATTTGGTCGAGCAGTTGGCGATTGACTTCCAGCAACTATCAGCCGTTGGCGTCAGCGTCCGGCCCCGGGATCAGTCGGGGTCTTATATGCCGGTTTTTACTGTCGGCGCCAATTTCGCCCGGGTTTTGGCAAGGGGACTGTCTGTGCCGGTGCATGAATGCAGTCACCAGGCGAATCATCTGGCGGCTGCTCTCTGGTCATTGTCCTGGTGGCCGGAGCAGGGCGAGGAATTTATTGCCGCCCATGTTTCTGGCGGCACCAGTGAAATCTTACATGTGCGCTGGTCATCTACACCCAGCGTAACTGTTTTGGGGGCAACCAGAGATTTGAATGCCGGTCAATTTGTCGACCGGGTGGGAGTTGCCCTGGGTCTGGACTTTCCTGCCGGCCCGCAATTAGAGCAGTTGGCCCGTAAAGCCAAGGGTGAGGTGCGTCTGGCCAGTCCGGTTGAGGGCTGCGATATGAGTTTTTCCGGCCCCTTAAGCGCGGCGCTGCGCCTGGTGGGCCAGTCTGAGCCGACAGAAATTGCCCGGGGCGTGGAAGACTGCGTTGCCAAGGGTCTGGAAAAGGCCTTGCTGCATGCCTGCGACCACACACGGCTGTCGGATGTCTTGCTGGTTGGGGGCGTAATCTCCAATCAGCGGATTCGTCAACGCCTGGATCACCGCCTGCGTGGCCTGAGGCTGCGATATGCCAGCCTGGAAACGGCCCGGGACCATGCCATCGGCGCCGCTGTTCTGGCGTGGAAAAATTGA
- a CDS encoding sulfide/dihydroorotate dehydrogenase-like FAD/NAD-binding protein — translation MFKIIEKQELAPTLKLFRVEAPMIARRAQPGQFVILRVHEQGERIPLTIADFDREQGTITLVFQEVGHSTQLLGALAVGDSIPDLLGPLGEPTEHPEGKNVVCIGGGVGVAPVYPEAKALHEQGYNVTTIIGARTAELLFFEAEMAAVSNQAFVTTDDGSKGHKGFVTDVLQKLIDEGKKPDFVIAVGPIPMMRAVAELTRKYEIKTIVSLNSMMVDGTGMCGGCRVTVGGEVKFTCVDGPAFDAHELDFDEQVRRLEMYKEMEKKVGGEC, via the coding sequence GTGTTTAAAATTATTGAAAAGCAGGAACTGGCTCCTACTCTCAAGCTGTTCAGGGTTGAAGCGCCAATGATTGCCCGGCGTGCCCAGCCCGGCCAGTTTGTGATTCTCCGGGTCCACGAACAAGGTGAACGGATCCCGTTGACTATCGCCGACTTTGATCGGGAGCAAGGCACAATAACTTTGGTTTTCCAGGAGGTTGGGCATTCAACTCAACTCCTGGGAGCTTTGGCGGTGGGCGATAGCATCCCCGACTTGCTGGGACCATTGGGGGAACCAACTGAGCATCCAGAAGGAAAAAATGTCGTCTGTATTGGCGGCGGGGTAGGCGTTGCACCTGTGTATCCGGAAGCAAAAGCACTTCATGAGCAAGGGTATAATGTGACGACAATTATCGGCGCTCGTACCGCTGAGCTATTGTTCTTTGAAGCGGAAATGGCCGCTGTCAGCAATCAGGCATTCGTCACCACCGATGATGGCAGCAAAGGTCACAAAGGCTTTGTTACCGATGTTCTGCAGAAACTGATTGATGAGGGCAAGAAACCGGACTTTGTAATCGCTGTTGGACCAATTCCGATGATGCGCGCTGTCGCCGAGTTAACTCGTAAATACGAAATTAAAACCATTGTCAGCCTGAACTCGATGATGGTAGACGGCACCGGCATGTGTGGTGGCTGTCGGGTCACAGTGGGCGGAGAGGTCAAGTTTACATGTGTCGACGGTCCCGCTTTTGACGCCCATGAACTGGATTTTGACGAGCAAGTAAGACGCCTGGAGATGTACAAAGAGATGGAGAAAAAAGTGGGAGGTGAGTGCTGA
- the spoIIIAF gene encoding stage III sporulation protein AF, which yields MQTLYELVRKLILLAILAGFFELLLPSNTFKTYCRLVVGLLILAMLLQPVMDLLGQGWNPEQFLADSELGLTISTYPENGEDQLGSLDAQEMVEQQLAQQLTPTVNRRYPGTETRVRLDLELDEHGNMVAVNSLAVLIAPKTGGAFAIESVRIGGEDSRDYLELANDDLIFALAERVDLPVESVSLYMHSELERQFTESDQTN from the coding sequence TTGCAAACGCTCTACGAATTAGTGCGGAAACTGATTCTGTTGGCAATTTTGGCGGGTTTTTTTGAACTGCTGCTGCCAAGCAACACTTTTAAAACATACTGTCGATTGGTGGTAGGTTTGTTGATTCTGGCAATGCTTTTACAACCGGTGATGGACTTATTGGGCCAGGGATGGAATCCAGAGCAATTTCTGGCGGACTCGGAACTGGGATTGACAATAAGCACTTACCCAGAAAACGGTGAGGATCAACTGGGAAGTTTGGATGCACAGGAAATGGTAGAGCAGCAATTGGCCCAGCAGCTTACTCCGACAGTGAACCGGCGTTATCCCGGCACCGAAACAAGAGTGCGTCTGGACTTGGAACTAGATGAGCATGGCAACATGGTTGCAGTTAATTCACTGGCGGTGTTAATCGCTCCGAAAACAGGGGGAGCATTCGCCATCGAATCGGTGCGTATAGGGGGCGAGGACTCCCGCGATTATCTGGAACTGGCGAATGACGATTTGATTTTTGCCTTGGCGGAGCGGGTGGACCTGCCGGTAGAGTCAGTGAGCCTATACATGCATTCAGAACTTGAGCGGCAGTTTACGGAATCCGACCAAACGAATTAA
- the nusB gene encoding transcription antitermination factor NusB: MQGGTAVARRATRELAFRIVYQTDFGTEPDCNQEIEYFPKQVDAEYLSTLVDGVNAVKPALDELIARYSRGWSSERLPRVDKAILRIGIFELLRDTVPEAVAINEAVELAKAYGNDKSAGYINGLLETVRKNKETLAQELEP; this comes from the coding sequence TTGCAAGGAGGAACGGCCGTGGCCAGAAGAGCAACACGGGAATTAGCCTTTCGCATTGTCTATCAGACTGACTTTGGCACTGAACCAGATTGTAATCAGGAAATAGAGTATTTTCCCAAGCAAGTTGATGCGGAATATTTGTCGACCTTGGTTGATGGTGTAAATGCCGTCAAGCCTGCTTTAGATGAGCTTATTGCTAGATACAGCAGAGGCTGGTCCAGTGAGCGTCTTCCCCGGGTGGACAAGGCGATATTGCGCATCGGTATTTTTGAGCTATTGCGCGACACCGTGCCGGAAGCTGTTGCGATAAATGAAGCGGTGGAGCTGGCCAAGGCCTATGGAAACGATAAATCCGCCGGCTATATCAATGGATTGTTGGAAACGGTGCGTAAAAACAAAGAAACGCTGGCCCAGGAGTTGGAACCTTAA
- the amaP gene encoding alkaline shock response membrane anchor protein AmaP: protein MVKALLTALWVLAIAVLAGFLTVMHFSAALLEFAVNVLETVFANWQFSLLFAFIAGISLWLFFVQFRVVDRDPTPNSVIIQAEEGEVRIALTAIETLINQAASQVRGVREIKASFYNRNEALGVYIRTVVATEDSIPELSAQLQKVIRDHVYRIAGISIEEVKVLVENVASARSRVELR from the coding sequence TTGGTTAAGGCATTATTGACAGCACTGTGGGTATTAGCAATTGCAGTTTTGGCGGGGTTTCTGACGGTGATGCACTTTAGCGCTGCGTTATTGGAGTTCGCGGTCAATGTTCTGGAAACGGTTTTCGCAAACTGGCAGTTCTCGTTATTATTCGCGTTTATAGCCGGAATTTCTTTGTGGTTGTTTTTTGTCCAGTTTCGCGTTGTTGACCGTGATCCCACCCCCAATTCGGTAATAATTCAGGCAGAAGAAGGGGAAGTGCGGATTGCGCTTACGGCAATTGAAACCCTAATCAACCAAGCCGCGTCCCAGGTTCGGGGCGTGCGGGAAATCAAGGCCAGTTTCTATAATCGTAATGAGGCGTTGGGAGTGTACATACGCACTGTGGTGGCAACAGAAGACAGCATTCCCGAGCTGAGCGCCCAACTGCAAAAGGTAATCCGCGACCATGTTTATCGGATTGCCGGGATATCGATTGAAGAAGTTAAGGTATTGGTGGAGAACGTAGCCAGCGCCCGCAGTCGGGTTGAACTCCGATAG
- a CDS encoding DUF2273 domain-containing protein — MKDLLSSLRSAGGRIIGTIVGLVIGLLWAMFGFWKTAFIILCAVAGYLVGKALDGDEGLETILRRLLPLR, encoded by the coding sequence ATGAAAGATTTATTGTCTAGTCTCAGGTCGGCCGGCGGTCGGATTATCGGCACTATTGTCGGTCTTGTTATTGGTCTTTTGTGGGCTATGTTTGGATTTTGGAAAACCGCGTTTATCATTCTCTGTGCTGTGGCCGGGTATCTGGTCGGCAAGGCTCTGGATGGTGACGAAGGTTTAGAGACTATTTTGCGACGCCTGTTACCGCTGCGCTAA